Proteins encoded in a region of the Antedon mediterranea chromosome 2, ecAntMedi1.1, whole genome shotgun sequence genome:
- the LOC140041195 gene encoding neuromedin-U receptor 2-like gives MSLSGGNASDDEFEQYDAYIDMFLPGDWETILRYYIIPVVVAFGIVGNIMTFIVIVSKLRNAVYVYLANLAIADTMSLIVGPFFDLKLISVPYTIYDIDGNNLNCELATGYFTSVAWHVAILTIFWLSIERYMAVCRPYWFQRSGFGTLSRSVKICAIVWIFCLSGNVVQFVIAYERVYVILPWPDMYRGVSNRETMCQFNEAYIEISTILWTTQFVLNILGNVIIAVLCFLMVYSLRKSQNVVKNSCKTNQGSKPERKIFCTVFVTVTVYVLCLTPLNVIIMCFLLDSIGTDLNWLVTVCRFGSLFNSSVNPLIYNVVNETFRQAFVDVFYRTMRRKLAARTVSV, from the coding sequence ATGTCACTATCAGGTGGCAATGCATCCGATGATGAATTTGAACAATACGACGCTTACATAGATATGTTCCTTCCTGGTGACTGGGAGACGATTTTACGTTACTATATCATTCCTGTTGTTGTCGCTTTTGGAATTGTGGGCAACATAATGACGTTTATTGTTATAGTGAGTAAACTGCGCAATGCAGTGTACGTGTATCTAGCAAATTTGGCAATAGCTGATACAATGTCTTTAATAGTGGGACCCTTTTTTGACCTTAAGTTAATTTCGGTACCGTATACGATTTATGACATAGATGGGAACAATTTGAACTGTGAACTGGCTACTGGTTACTTTACTTCTGTCGCCTGGCATGTAGCAATTCTTACGATTTTTTGGCTTTCCATTGAGCGGTATATGGCAGTTTGTAGACCTTATTGGTTTCAAAGAAGTGGATTTGGTACCCTATCAAGATCTGTGAAAATATGCGCAATTGTATGGATATTTTGTTTATCTGGAAATGTTGTACAATTTGTCATTGCTTACGAACGTGTCTACGTCATTCTTCCTTGGCCTGATATGTATAGAGGTGTCTCCAATCGTGAAACTATGTGCCAATTTAATGAAGCCTACATTGAAATTTCTACAATTTTGTGGACGACTCAATTCGTTCTTAATATACTCGGTAATGTTATTATTGCAGTGTTATGTTTTCTTATGGTTTATTCTTTAAGGAAATCCCAAAATGTTGTTAAGAATTCTTGCAAGACCAACCAAGGTTCAAAACCTGAGAGGAAAATATTCTGCACAGTTTTTGTGACAGTCACAGTTTATGTTCTCTGCTTGACACCGTTGAATGTCATCATTATGTGTTTTTTGTTAGATTCTATTGGAACGGATTTAAATTGGCTAGTGACTGTTTGTCGATTTGGAAGTTTGTTCAATTCTTCTGTAAATCCGTTGATTTATAATGTTGTGAATGAAACTTTTAGACAAGCATTTGTCGACGTATTCTATAGAACAATGAGGAGAAAATTAGCTGCACGTACTGTCAGTGTCTGa